The proteins below come from a single Tachysurus fulvidraco isolate hzauxx_2018 chromosome 13, HZAU_PFXX_2.0, whole genome shotgun sequence genomic window:
- the LOC113657289 gene encoding MOB kinase activator 2 isoform X2 yields MQMKNNNVQKAPALQEKASLQDHFLRERISDVDLFTLSALPHGLDQNEWLAFNAISFFKNINLISSALSEFCTSTSCPMAKGPGNKVYEWTDEHGKKLKCSAPLYTDYAMSYVQELLTDENVFPTRTGVKFPNGFMFLVQKVFLLLFRTLSHLYSAHYRDAVAVDIHPHLNTLLTHFITFSHTFRLMEASEMAPLDDLIGVLTH; encoded by the exons ATGCAGAT gaAGAACAATAATGTTCAAAAAGCTCCAGCTCTACAAGAGAAGGCGTCCCTGCAGGATCACTTCCTGAGAGAGCGCATTTCAGATGTCGACCTGTTCACACTGTCTGCTCTACCACACGGCCTCGACCAGAACGAGTGGCTGGCCTTTAATG CTATCTCATTCTTTAAGAATATTAATCTCATATCAAGCGCTCTGTCTGAATTCTGCACCTCAACCAGCTGTCCAATGGCTAAAGGACCAGGAAATAA gGTGTATGAATGGACAGATGAACATGGGAAGAAGTTGAAGTGTTCAGCTCCTCTCTATACAGATTACGCCATGTCCTACGTTCAAGAACTGCTCACAGATGAGAATGTCTTTCCCACCAggacag gtgTAAAATTCCCAAATGGATTCATGTTCCTGGTCCAGAAGGTGTTCCTGCTGCTGTTTCGGACGCTGTCGCACCTGTACAGTGCTCACTACAGAGACGCCGTGGCTGTGGACATCCACCCGCACCTCAACACACTCCTCACTCACTTCATCACCTTCAGCCACACATTCAGACTGATGGAGGCTTCAGAGATGGCGCCACTTGATGACCTCATCGGCGTtctcacacattaa
- the adm2b gene encoding uncharacterized protein adm2b isoform X1 gives MLTPSLMCARSRTLILIILHLLGAAQERAASHTRLIFPRKFWNIEEGGGIAMETTIRPPAAVQDVLRERRLAWRDLDHKEHLLSNSHTCLSQTLVPETQKRRRRHVLLGSRGHVHGQLMRVGCVLGTCQVQNLSHRLYQLIGQRRREHSSPVNPRSPHSYG, from the exons ATGTTAACACCGTCCTTGATGTGCGCGCGCTCCCGTACATTAATACTGATAATACTGCATTTGTTGGGGGCCGCACAGGAGCGCGCAGCATCACATAcaag gTTGATTTTTCCAAGAAAGTTCTGGAACATCGAGGAGGGAGGTGGTATCGCCATGGAAACCACTATCAGGCCCCCGGCTGCCGTACAGGACGTGTTGCGAGAGCGGCGCTTAGCCTGGAGAGACCTCGATCATAAAGAACACCTGCTGAGTAATTCGCACACATGTCTCAGTCAAACCCTCGTCCCTGAGACACAGAAAAGGAGGCGTCGCCATGTGCTCCTTGGTTCGCGGGGTCACGTGCACGGTCAGCTGATGCGAGTGGGCTGCGTTTTAGGAACCTGCCAGGTCCAGAACCTGAGTCATCGTCTCTATCAGCTGATTGGGCAGAGAAGAAGAGAACATTCCTCTCCAGTTAACCCCAGGAGTCCTCACAGTTACGGATGA
- the adm2b gene encoding uncharacterized protein adm2b isoform X2: MGGANFRARKLLKKQVKSTAWQPSELWLIFPRKFWNIEEGGGIAMETTIRPPAAVQDVLRERRLAWRDLDHKEHLLSNSHTCLSQTLVPETQKRRRRHVLLGSRGHVHGQLMRVGCVLGTCQVQNLSHRLYQLIGQRRREHSSPVNPRSPHSYG, translated from the exons ATGGGTGGGGCtaatttcagggccagaaaacTGTTAAAGAAACAAGTGAAATCCACAGCATGGCAACCCAGTGAATTAtg gTTGATTTTTCCAAGAAAGTTCTGGAACATCGAGGAGGGAGGTGGTATCGCCATGGAAACCACTATCAGGCCCCCGGCTGCCGTACAGGACGTGTTGCGAGAGCGGCGCTTAGCCTGGAGAGACCTCGATCATAAAGAACACCTGCTGAGTAATTCGCACACATGTCTCAGTCAAACCCTCGTCCCTGAGACACAGAAAAGGAGGCGTCGCCATGTGCTCCTTGGTTCGCGGGGTCACGTGCACGGTCAGCTGATGCGAGTGGGCTGCGTTTTAGGAACCTGCCAGGTCCAGAACCTGAGTCATCGTCTCTATCAGCTGATTGGGCAGAGAAGAAGAGAACATTCCTCTCCAGTTAACCCCAGGAGTCCTCACAGTTACGGATGA
- the miox gene encoding inositol oxygenase: MKFANLGPDPSLVYRPELLPSTGKEKSNYRNFVSGELYERVFNTYRLMHTHQTLDFVRQKHAEWAGCTRARMTVMESLQCLDQLIDESDPDVDFANSFHAFQTAEGIRKEHPDKDWFQMVGLIHDIGKVMALWGEPQWAVVGDTFPVGCHFQNSIVFRDLTFVENPDNKNETLNTECGIYEPHCGLDNVLMSWGHDEYLYQVMKFNKCQIPEEGLYMIRYHSFYPWHTHGHYTHLCNDKDLQMLPWVKEFNKFDLYTKSTDLPDVEELKPYYQSLIDKFCPGVLRW; the protein is encoded by the exons ATGAAATTCGCTAACCTG GGTCCTGATCCGTCTCTGGTGTATCGTCCTGAGCTGCTGCCCAGCACCGGAAAAGAGAAATCTAACTACAGAAACTTTGTG agcgGAGAACTTTATGAACGTGTGTTTAACACCTACAGACTGatgcacacacatcagacactgGACTTTGTAAGACAGAAG CATGCAGAGTGGGCCGGTTGCACTCGTGCTCGTATGACTGTGATGGAGAGCCTTCAGTGTTTGGATCAGTTGATTGATGAATCTGACCCTGATGTCGACTTCGCAAACTCCTTCCACGCCTTCCAAACCGCTGAGGGGATCCGTAAGGAACATCCCGATAAAG ACTGGTTCCAGATGGTTGGTCTGATTCATGACATCGGTAAAGTCATGGCCTTATGGGGAGAACCTCAG tggGCCGTTGTGGGGGACACGTTTCCTGTAGGCTGTCACTTTCAGAACTCCATCGTTTTCAGAGACTTGACATTTGTGGAGAATCCAGACAACAAGAACGAGACACTGAA CACAGAATGTGGGATTTATGAACCTCACTGTGGGCTGGACAACGTTCTGATGTCTTGGGGACACGACG AATATTTGTACCAAGTGATGAAGTTTAACAAGTGTCAGATCCCTGAGGAG GGTCTCTACATGATCCGTTACCACTCGTTCTACCCCtggcacacacacggacactaCACACATCTGTGTAACGACAAAGATCTACAGATGCTGCCGTGGGTCAAAGAGTTCAA taaGTTTGATTTGTACACTAAAAGCACAGACCTGCCTGATGTGGAGGAGCTGAAGCCGTATTATCAGTCACTCATCGATAAGTTCTGCCCTGGAGTCCTGCGCTGGTGA